In the genome of Streptomyces sp. NBC_00259, the window CTGCATCAGCTCAAGGAACGTCGCCTGGATCTTCTGCGCCTCGGCGAGCTCCCTGCCGACGAGCAGCTCGTTCAGCACGGAGGCGGAGGCCTGGCTGATCGAGCAGCCCTGGCCCTCGTACGAGACGTCCTCGACGCGCGTGCCGTCGTACTTCACACGCAACGTGATCTCGTCGCCGCAGGTGGGGTTGACGTGGTGCACCTCGGCGTCACCGTCCCGCAAGCCCCGGCCGTGCGGGTGCTTGTAGTGGTCCAGGATGACGTCCTGGTACATCGAATCAAGCTTCACAGAGCGTCCCTCAGTCCCTCATCCGAAGAAGTTGCGGACGTGCTCCAGGCCGTCGATCAGCGCGTCCACCTCGCCCGGCGTGGAGTACAGATAGAACGACGCCCGCGTGGTCGCAGGAATTCCGTACCTGAGGCACACCGGCCGTGCGCAGTGGTGGCCGACGCGGACCGCGATGCCCTGCTCGTCGAGCACCTGCCCCACATCGTGCGGATGGATGTCGCCGAGCACGAAGGAGATCGCCGCGCCGCGGTCCTCGGCCGTGACCGGGCCGATGATCCGCAGGTCGGGGACCTCCTGGAGGCGGCTCACCGCGTACTCGGTGAGCGCGTGCTCATGCTGGAGGACCTTGTCCATGCCGATCGAGGTGAGGTAGTCCACGGCCGCGCCGAGGCCGACGGCCTGGGCGATCGGGGGCGTACCCGCCTCGAACTTGTGCGGCGCGGGAGCGTACGTGGAGGAGTGCATCGAGACGGTCTCGATCATCTCGCCGCCGCCCAGGAACGGCGGGAGGTCCTCCAGCAGCTCCTGGCGGCCCCACAGGACGCCGATACCGGTCGGGCCGCACATCTTGTGACCGGTGAAGGCCACGAAGTCGGCGCCCAGGGCCTGGACGTCGAGCGGCATGTGCGGAGCGGCCTGCGAGGCGTCGATGAGGACGAGCGCACCGACGTCCTGCGCCCGGCGGACGATCTGGTCGACCGGGTTGACCGTGCCCAGGATGTTGGAGACCAGCGTGAAGGAGACGATCTTCGTCTTCTCCGTGATGATCTCCTCGATGTTGGACAGGTCCAGACGGCCGTCGTCCGTGAGCCCGAACCACTTCAGCTTCGCGCCGGTGCGCTGCGCCAGCAGCTGCCACGGAACGATGTTGGAGTGGTGCTCCATCTCCGTGATGACTATCTCGGTCTCGCGGTCCACGCGGTAGGGCTCGTCGGCCCAGCCCAGCATGTTCGCCACGAGGTTCAGCGACTCCGACGCGTTCTTGGTGAAGATCACCTCGTCGCGGCTGGGCGCGTTGATGAAGGCGGCGACCTTGTCGCGGGCGCCTTCGTACGCCGCCGTGGCCTCCTCGGCAAGGACGTGCACGCCGCGGTGGACGTTGGCGTTGTACCGCTCGTAGTAGGTGTTGAGCGCGTCGAGCACCTGGCGCGGCTTCTGGGACGTCGCCGCGTTGTCCAGGTAGACGATCTTCTTACCGTCGTGGACCAGGCGGTCCAGGATCGGGAAGTCCTTGCGGATCGCCTCGGTGTCGAGGAGGCCCGGCAGATGTGTCACGCGGATACGCCACCCTTCGTGTATGCCTCGTAGCCCTCGGCCTCCAGCTTGTCGGCGAGCTCGGCGCCGCCGGACTCGGCGATACGGCCGTTCGCGAACACGTGCACGAAGTCGGGCTTGATGTAGCGCAGGATGCGCGTGTAGTGCGTGATCAGCAGGGTGCCGACCTCGCCGGACTCGCGGACGCGGTTGACGCCCTCGGAAACCGTGCGCAGGGCGTCGACGTCGAGGCCGGAGTCGGTCTCGTCGAGGATCGCGATCTTGGGCTTGAGGAGCTCCAGCTGAAGGATCTCGTGGCGCTTCTTCTCACCGCCGGAGAAGCCCTCGTTGACGTTGCGCTCGGCGAAGGCGGGGTCCATGTGGAGACGCTCCATGGTCTCCTTGACCTCCTTCACCCAGGTGCGCAGCTTGGGGGCCTCACCGCGGATGGCGGTGGCGGAGGTGCGCAGGAAGTTGGAGACCGAGACGCCCGGGATCTCTACGGGGTACTGCATGGCGAGGAAGACGCCGGCGCGGGCGCGCTCGTCGACGGACATCTCCAGGACGTCCTCGCCGTCCAGGGTCACGGTGCCACCGGTGATCGTGTACTTGGGGTGGCCCGCCAGGGAGTAGGCGAGGGTCGACTTGCCGGAGCCGTTGGGGCCCATGATGGCGTGGGTCTCGCCCTGCTTCACGGTCAGGTCGACGCCCTTGAGGATCTCCTTGGTGGCGTTGTCGGCCTCGACGGAGACGCGCAGGTCGCGGATTTCAAGCGTTGCCATGGGGACTTCAGTTCTCCTGGGTGACGGAGACGAGCACATCGTCCCCTTCGATCTTTACGGGGTACACGGGGACCGGGCGCGTCGCGGGAAGGCCGGACGGCTTGCCGGTGCGGAGGTCGAAGCTGGAGCCGTGCAGCCAGCACTCGATCTGGCAGTCCTCGACCTCGCCCTCGGACAGGGAGACGTTCGCGTGCGAGCAGATGTCGTGGATCGCGAACACCTCGCCCTCCGTACGGACGACGGAGACCGGCGTGCCGTCGAGTTCCACCCTCTTCGGGGTGTCCTCCTCCAGCTCGCTCAGCCCACAGGCTCGGACGAAGGCCATCAGACGGACGCCTCCAGCTCGGCCTCGATCGTGGCGATGAGGCGCTCCTCGACGTCGGGCAGGCCGATCTGCTGGACCAGCTCGGCGAAGAAGCCACGGACGACGAGGCGACGGGCCTCGACCTCCGGGATGCCGCGGGCCATCAGGTAGAAGAGCTGCTCGTCGTCGAAGCGGCCGGTGGCGGAGGCGTGACCGGCGCCGACGATCTCGCCGGTCTCGATCTCCAGGTTCGGCACGGAGTCGACGCGGGCGCCGTCGCTCAGCACCAGGTTGCGGTTGAGCTCGTAGGTGTCCGTGCCCTCGGCCTTGGCCTCGATGAGTACGTCGCCGATCCACACCGCGTGGGCGTTGTCGCCCTGGAGCGCACCCTTGTAGGCGACGTTGGACTTGCAGTGCGGCATGTTGTGGTCGACCAGGAGGCGGTGCTCCTGGTGCTGGCCGGCGTCGGTGAAGTACAGACCGAACAGCTCGGCCTCGCCGCCCGTGCCCGCGTACGAAACGCGCGGGTGGAGGCGTACGACGTCGCCGCCGAAGGTCACGACGACCGACTTGAAGGCGGCGTCGCGGCCGATCAGGGCGTTGTGCTGCGAGCAGTGCACCGAGGTGTCGTCCCAGTCCTGGACGGAGACGAACGTGACCTTGGCGCCGTCGCCGATCAGGAAGTCCACGTTGGCGGCGCGCACGGCGTCGCCGGTGTGGTCGATGACGATGACGGCCTCGGCGAAGGCGCCGATGTCGAAGACGGTGTGCCCGAAGGTGGTGCCGCCCTCGCCGTGCAGGGTGAGCCGCACCGGCTCGGTCAGGACCGTCTCCTTGGGCACGGAGATGACGGTGGCCTTCTCGAAGGAGGAGTACGCCTGGGCGGCGACGCGGTCGACGGGCGTGCCGGCCTTGCCGATACGCGCGTCGTCACGGCCGACGGCCTCGACGGTGACCCCGTCCGGCGCGCTGACCTCCGCCTTGAGCGAACCGTCGGCCTTCGCGGTGCCGTCGTGCAGACCCCGCAGGCGCTCCAGCGGCGTGAACCGCCATTCCTCCTCACGGCCGTGCGGGACCGGGAAGTCCGCGACGTCGAAGGACGGGGGCACGCTCATGCGCGTGGCGACGGTCGACTCGGCGGCCACCGCGATCGAGCCGGCGGTGGTGGAGCCCACCGGAATGTTCTGAGCCTCAGCCATGGCTGTCGTCTTGCTCGCTTCCTCGTTAAGCCTGTGTCTGTTCCGGGTCCGTGGCACCTGTGGCTGCGCCACGGGCCCCGGTCCTCCGTGCTCGCTGCGGACGGGCCGCCGGCGTCAGCCGACCGCGCCTTCCATCTGCAGCTCGATCAGCCGGTTGAGCTCCAGCGCGTACTCCATGGGCAGCTCCTTGGCGATCGGCTCGACGAAGCCGCGCACGATCATCGCCATCGCCTCGTCCTCGGAGAGTCCGCGGCTCATCAGGTAGAAGAGCTGGTCGTCCGAGACCTTGGAGACGGTCGCCTCGTGTCCCATGGAGACGTCGTCCTCGCGGACGTCGACGTACGGGTAGGTGTCGGAGCGGGAGATGGTGTCGACGAGCAGAGCGTCACAGAGGACGTTGGACTTCGCACCCGGAGCGCCCTCGCCGATCTCGATCAGCCCGCGGTAGGACGTACGGCCGCCGCCGCGTGCCACCGACTTGGAGACGATGTTCGACGAGGTGTTCGGCGCCATGTGGACCATCTTGGCGCCGGCGTCCTGGTGCTGGCCCTCGCCCGCGAAGGCGATGGAGAGGGTCTCGCCCTTGGCGTGCTCGCCCATGAGGTAGACGGCCGGGTACTTCATCGTCACCTTGGAGCCGATGTTGCCGTCGACCCACTCCATGGTCGCGCCCTCGTAGGCCACGGCGCGCTTGGTGACCAGGTTGTAGACGTTGTTCGACCAGTTCTGGATGGTCGTGTACCGGCAGCGGGCGCCCTTCTTGACGATGATCTCGACCACGGCGCTGTGCAGGGAGTCCGAGGAGTAGATCGGGGCGGTGCAGCCCTCGACGTAGTGGACGTAGGCGTCCTCGTCGACGATGATCAGCGTCCGCTCGAACTGGCCCATGTTCTCGGTGTTGATCCGGAAGTAGGCCTGGAGCGGGATCTCGACGTGCACGCCCTTCGGGACGTAGATGAAGGATCCGCCGGACCACACCGCGGTGTTCAGCGACGCGAACTTGTTGTCGCCGACGGGGATGACCGTGCCGAAGTACTCCTTGAAGAGCTCCGGGTGCTCCTTCAGCGCGGTGTCGGTGTCCAGGAAGATGACGCCCTGCTCCTCCAGGTCCTCACGGATCTGGTGGTAGACGACCTCCGACTCGTACTGCGCGGCGACACCGGCGACGAGGCGCTGCTTCTCGGCCTCGGGGATGCCGAGCTTGTCGTACGTGTTCTTGATGTCCTCCGGGAGGTCCTCCCAGGACTCCGCCTGCTTCTCGGTGGACCGCACGAAGTACTTGATGTTGTCGAAGTCGATGCCGGAGAGGTCGGAGCCCCAGTTCGGCATGGGCTTCTTGTCGAAGAGACGCAGGCCCTTCAGACGCAGCTTCAGCATCCACTCGGGCTCGGACTTCTTCTCGGAGATGTCGCGGACGACGTCCTCCGAGAGACCGCGCTTGGCGGAGGCGCCCGCGGCGTCGGAGTCGGCCCAGCCGTATTCGTACTTGCCCAGGCCCTCGAGCTCAGGGTGGGCAGTCTCCGTGGGGAGAGTCATGCGGGGTTCCTCCCGGCCGTACTTGCAGATGCTTGCGAAGTGGTCTTGTCGGTCGTGCTGGTCTCGTCGGTCGTGCCGGCCCTGCTGGTGCCGCCGGCCCGCTCGTCGGGTCTGTGGCCCGCCTTCGGGATGAAGGTCGTGCACACTCCGTCGCCGTGGGCGATGGTGGCCAGACGCTGCACATGCGTGCCGAGCAAGCGGGAGAAGACCTCGGTCTCCGCCTCGCACAGCTGCGGATACCGCTCGGCCACATGGGCGACGGGACAGTGGTGCTGGCACAGCTGCTCGCCCACCGGCGCGCTACGCGCCGTAGCAGCGTACCCGTCGGCGGTCAACGCCTTGGCGAGAGCCTCGGTGCGCTCCTCGGCGTCCACGGCCTCCACGGCCGCGCGATACGCCTCAGCCTGGGCCTCCATCCGGTCCCGGGCGAACGCGGCGACGGCGGCTTCCCCGCCCGCGTTCTGCTCGATCCAGCGGAGGGCGTCCACCGCGAGGGCGTCGTACGACTGGTCGAAGGCGTCCCGGCCGCAGTCGGTCAGCGCGAAGACCTTGGCGGGCCTGCCGCGGGTGCGCGCCCCGTACACACGCTGCTCGCGGGCGACGACGACGTCGTCGGAGACCAGCGCGTCGAGATGGCGGCGGACGGCGGCCTGGGTGAGTCCGAGGCGCCCGGCGAGATCGGCGACGGTGGACGGCCCGTGGTCCAGGATGGACCGCGCAACCCGGTTGCGGGTGGACCGCTCCCCGGTCGCGAGCTCCTCCTGAGGGGACTCCCCAACAGCTCCGCCGCTTTTCACAACACCATTGTTGCGTAATTCCCGAGAGACTGACAAGCCGCGTCCCACCGGACGGACGGTGCCGTGCATCACTAAGGGAAACCTAACCTGACCTGCGGCAATGATCATCCATGGGATCGATCCGCCCCTGTCCCCCGCCGTGCGCGGGAAGGCTTCCGGCGGGCCGGCGACCCCGCTGACCGGCGATTTGTCCGCCGCGGAGGTGGCCGGAACCGGACGGTCACCCAGGGTGGGTTCCTGCCCCGGGGGCCCGGGGAGCCGTCGGGCCTCCCTAGACTGCCCCGCATGATGAACGAGTCCGCCGTCCGGGTACGGAGCCTGGTCAAGCGGTACGGAGCCAGGACCGCCGTGAACGGGCTCGACCTCGACGTCCGCGCCGGAACGGTCGCCGCCGTCCTCGGTCCGAACGGCGCCGGGAAGACCACCACCGTCGAGACCTGCGAGGGCTACCGCCGCGCCGACTCGGGCACGGTCCGCGTCCTCGGCCTCGACCCGGTCGCCGACGCCGCGCGGCTGCGCCCGAGGATCGGCGTGATGCTCCAATCGGGTGGCGTCTACTCCGGCGCCCGCGCCGACGAGATGCTCCGCCACATGGCGAAGCTGCACGCCCGCCCGCTGGACGTGGACGCCCTGATCGAGCGACTCGGCCTCGGCTCCTGCGGCCGGACGACGTACCGGCGGCTCTCCGGCGGACAGCAGCAGCGGCTCGCGCTCGCCATGGCCGTCGTCGGCCGCCCCGAACTGGTCTTTCTGGACGAGCCCACCGCCGGACTCGACCCACAGGCCCGCCGCGCCACCTGGGATCTGGTGCGCGAACTGCGCACGGACGGCGTGACGGTCGTCCTCACCACGCACTTCATGAACGAGGCGGAAGAGCTCGCGGACGACATCGCGATCATCGACGCGGGCCGGGTCGTCGCCCAGGGCAGCCCCGAGCAGCTCTGCCGCGGCGGCGCGGAGAACACGCTGCGGTTCACCGGCCGTCCCGGCCTCGACCTGGCCTCCCTGCTCAAGGCGCTGCCGGACGGCACGGCCGCTGCGGAGCTGACGCCGGGTGCCTACCGGATCACCGGCACGGTCGACCCCCAGCTGCTCGCCACCGTCACCTCCTGGTGCGCGCAGCACGGCGTGATGCCGGACGGCATCTCGGTGGAGCGCCACACCCTTGAGGACGTCTTCTTGGAGCTCACCGGGAAGGAGCTGCGGTCGTGACCGCTGAGGTGACCACGGACGTGACGTCCGAAGCCCCTGGAGTGCCGGGGACGTACGCCCCGGACCCGGGCGGCGCCCCCGTCGCACGGATGATCGTGGCGCAGGCGGCCCTGGAGACGAGGATGCTGCTGCGCAACGGGGAGCAGCTGCTGCTCACCGTGATCATTCCGTCGCTGCTGCTCGTGCTGTTCTCGACGGTCGACATCGTCACCGTGCCCGTCCCGGCCACGGGGGGCGGCGGCCGGTCCGTCGACTTCCTCGCGCCCGGCGTCCTCGCTCTCGCCGTGATGTCCACGGCCTTCACGGGCCAGGCCATCGCCACCGGCTTCGAGCGCCGTTACGGCGTGCTGAAGCGGCTCGGCGCCTCCCCGCTGCCGCGCTGGGCCCTGATGGCGGCGAAGACGCTCTCCGTGCTGGTCACGGAGGTGCTGCAGATCGTGCTGCTGACGCTGATCGCCCTCGCGCTGGGCTGGGACCCGCAGGGCGGCGCCGGCTCCGTGCTCCTGCTGCTCGTCCTCGGCACCGCGGCCTTCTCCGGTCTCGGGCTGCTGATGGCCGGCACGCTGAAGGCCGAGGCGACGCTCGCCGCGGCCAATCTGGTCTTCCTGCTGCTGCTGGTGGGCGGCGGCGTGATCGTCCCGCTCGACAGGTTCCCGGAGGCCGCGCAGTCGGTACTCGGCCTGCTGCCGATCTCCGCGCTCTCGGACGGGCTGCGGGACGTGCTCCAGCACGGTGCGTCGATGCCGTGGGGCGACCTCGGGATCCTGGCGGCGTGGGCGGTTCTCGGCCTGGGTGCCGCGGCGAGGTTCTTCCGCTGGGAGTGACGCCGGCGGACGACTGGCCGCCCTCGTGCCCCTGCCGGAGCCTGGAGGCATGACGACCACACTGCTCACCGGAGCGAACAAGGGTCTGGGCTTCGAGGCCGCCCGCCGGCTCATCGCCGAGGGCCACACCGTCTACATCGGCAGCCGGGACGCGGAACGCGGGCGGCTGGCCGCCGAGCGGCTGGGCGCCAGGACGGTCCGGCTCGACGTCACCGACGACGCCTCGGTCGCGGCGGCGGTGAAGACGATCGAGGCCGACGGCGGACTGGACGTCCTGGTCAACAACGCCGGCATCGAGGGACGGGCGCCCGACGGAGGCGTGATCGGCGCCGCGGACGTGACCGCCGACATGATGCGGCGGGTCTTCGAGACGAACGTCTTCGGCGTGGTGCGCGTCACCCACGCGTTCCTCCCGCTGCTGCGGCGGTCCGCAGCCCCGGTCGTGGTCAACGTCAGCAGCGGCCTCGGCTCGATGACCGGTGTCACCGCTCCCGACTCACCGGCGTACGCGTACCCGGGCGTCGCCTATCCGGCGTCGAAGACCGCGCTCAACATGGTCACCGTGCAGTTCGCGAAGGCGTTCCCCGGCATGCGGATCAACGCGGTGGATCCCGGATTCACGGCGACGGACCTCAACGGGCACACGGGTACACAGACCGTCGAGGAGGGCGCGGAGATCATCGTCCGGATGGCGCTGACGGGCCCCGACGGCCCGACCGGCGGCTGCTTCACCGTCGAGGGCCCCGTGTCCTGGTGATCCCCGGGGCGGTCTGTCCCGACATGGCCACCCACGTGAATCCGTGCACAAGCGCCCCTCTACGATGGTCGCCGTGCAGACCCCCCTCGCCTACATCGCCCAGCGCTGGACGCCGTCCCCCAAGACCCTCCGGCGTGCCGCTCTCGCACCCGTCGTGATGAGCGTGGTCATCATCGTGACCGGTGGCGCGGTCCGGCTGACCGGTTCCGGTCTCGGCTGCGACACCTGGCCCAAGTGCACGGACGACAGCCTCTTCGCCACGCCCGAGCAGGGCATCCACGGTGCCATCGAGTTCGGCAACCGGATGCTGACGTACGTCCTGTCGGCGGCCGTCGGCTGGGCGATCATCGCGGCGCGTGCCACCAAGCCGTGGCGGCGCGGGCTCTCCCGGCTCGGCTGGGCGCAGTTCTGGGTCGTGATGAGCAACGCCGTCCTCGGCGGGATCACGGTGTGGGCTGGCCTCAACCCGTGGACGGTGGCCGGGCACTTCCTCGCCGCCAACCTGCTGCTCACGGTCGCCGTGGTCACCTGGGTCCGGGCGGGCGAGGGGGACGGCGCGCCACGGCCCCGGGTGCCGCGCCCGGTGCGGAAGCTGGCCTGGGCGCTGGCCTCCGCCGCCGGGGTGCTGATCGCGTTGGGCACGGTCGTGACCGGCTCCGGCAAGCACGCGGGCGACAGCAGCGACGTACCGCGGATGCCGTTCGACTGGGTGGACGCGGCGCATGTGCATGCCGCGCTGGCCTGGCTGGTGTGCGTGCTCGCCGTGGCGATGTGGCTGGCGCTGCGGGTCGTGGACGCGCCCGACGACACCCGGGCGCGCGCCCGGGAGCTGCTGCTCGTCCTGGTCGCCCAGGGCGCCATCGGCTACACGCAGTTCTTCACGGACGTGCCCGAGGTGCTGGTCGGCGCCCATATGCTCGGCTCCTCGCTGATGTGGATCGCCGTGCTCCGGCTGGCGCTGAGCCTGCGCGAGCGGCCGCTCCCCGCGACGGACGCCCCGGACCGGCAGGACGCCGAGCTGGCGTCGGCCTGACCGGGCCCTCGGCACGCCGCGCCGGCGCCGGCCCGACCCGGGCCGCCCTCAGCACGTGAGCCGGTAGACGCGGCGGGCGTTGTCCGCCGCGATCATCCCGGCGACCCGCTCGGCGTCCGTGCGGCACCAGGCGCCGTCCGCCACCCAGCCGCTGAGCACCCGCCCCAGCGCCTCCCGGAAGGTCTGCGCCCCGACCACGTGGAGCTCGGGCAGCCCCCGGGCACCGCTGGAGAACAGCAGCTTCCCGAACGGGGCGTGCTCCAGGATCTCCGCGAGGACGGCCGCGGCCCCCGCCCCCGTATGGGCGAGCGCGGGTCCGACGTCCGCGTACACATGCGGGAAGACGCTCGCCAGATGCGCGGCGTGCCG includes:
- a CDS encoding helix-turn-helix transcriptional regulator encodes the protein MKSGGAVGESPQEELATGERSTRNRVARSILDHGPSTVADLAGRLGLTQAAVRRHLDALVSDDVVVAREQRVYGARTRGRPAKVFALTDCGRDAFDQSYDALAVDALRWIEQNAGGEAAVAAFARDRMEAQAEAYRAAVEAVDAEERTEALAKALTADGYAATARSAPVGEQLCQHHCPVAHVAERYPQLCEAETEVFSRLLGTHVQRLATIAHGDGVCTTFIPKAGHRPDERAGGTSRAGTTDETSTTDKTTSQASASTAGRNPA
- the sufU gene encoding Fe-S cluster assembly sulfur transfer protein SufU, with translation MKLDSMYQDVILDHYKHPHGRGLRDGDAEVHHVNPTCGDEITLRVKYDGTRVEDVSYEGQGCSISQASASVLNELLVGRELAEAQKIQATFLELMQSKGQIEPDDAMEEVLEDAVAFAGVSKYPARVKCALLSWMAWKDATAQALSEGKTV
- a CDS encoding SDR family NAD(P)-dependent oxidoreductase, with amino-acid sequence MTTTLLTGANKGLGFEAARRLIAEGHTVYIGSRDAERGRLAAERLGARTVRLDVTDDASVAAAVKTIEADGGLDVLVNNAGIEGRAPDGGVIGAADVTADMMRRVFETNVFGVVRVTHAFLPLLRRSAAPVVVNVSSGLGSMTGVTAPDSPAYAYPGVAYPASKTALNMVTVQFAKAFPGMRINAVDPGFTATDLNGHTGTQTVEEGAEIIVRMALTGPDGPTGGCFTVEGPVSW
- the sufC gene encoding Fe-S cluster assembly ATPase SufC; translation: MATLEIRDLRVSVEADNATKEILKGVDLTVKQGETHAIMGPNGSGKSTLAYSLAGHPKYTITGGTVTLDGEDVLEMSVDERARAGVFLAMQYPVEIPGVSVSNFLRTSATAIRGEAPKLRTWVKEVKETMERLHMDPAFAERNVNEGFSGGEKKRHEILQLELLKPKIAILDETDSGLDVDALRTVSEGVNRVRESGEVGTLLITHYTRILRYIKPDFVHVFANGRIAESGGAELADKLEAEGYEAYTKGGVSA
- the sufD gene encoding Fe-S cluster assembly protein SufD; its protein translation is MAEAQNIPVGSTTAGSIAVAAESTVATRMSVPPSFDVADFPVPHGREEEWRFTPLERLRGLHDGTAKADGSLKAEVSAPDGVTVEAVGRDDARIGKAGTPVDRVAAQAYSSFEKATVISVPKETVLTEPVRLTLHGEGGTTFGHTVFDIGAFAEAVIVIDHTGDAVRAANVDFLIGDGAKVTFVSVQDWDDTSVHCSQHNALIGRDAAFKSVVVTFGGDVVRLHPRVSYAGTGGEAELFGLYFTDAGQHQEHRLLVDHNMPHCKSNVAYKGALQGDNAHAVWIGDVLIEAKAEGTDTYELNRNLVLSDGARVDSVPNLEIETGEIVGAGHASATGRFDDEQLFYLMARGIPEVEARRLVVRGFFAELVQQIGLPDVEERLIATIEAELEASV
- a CDS encoding COX15/CtaA family protein, with the translated sequence MVAVQTPLAYIAQRWTPSPKTLRRAALAPVVMSVVIIVTGGAVRLTGSGLGCDTWPKCTDDSLFATPEQGIHGAIEFGNRMLTYVLSAAVGWAIIAARATKPWRRGLSRLGWAQFWVVMSNAVLGGITVWAGLNPWTVAGHFLAANLLLTVAVVTWVRAGEGDGAPRPRVPRPVRKLAWALASAAGVLIALGTVVTGSGKHAGDSSDVPRMPFDWVDAAHVHAALAWLVCVLAVAMWLALRVVDAPDDTRARARELLLVLVAQGAIGYTQFFTDVPEVLVGAHMLGSSLMWIAVLRLALSLRERPLPATDAPDRQDAELASA
- a CDS encoding ABC transporter ATP-binding protein, which gives rise to MMNESAVRVRSLVKRYGARTAVNGLDLDVRAGTVAAVLGPNGAGKTTTVETCEGYRRADSGTVRVLGLDPVADAARLRPRIGVMLQSGGVYSGARADEMLRHMAKLHARPLDVDALIERLGLGSCGRTTYRRLSGGQQQRLALAMAVVGRPELVFLDEPTAGLDPQARRATWDLVRELRTDGVTVVLTTHFMNEAEELADDIAIIDAGRVVAQGSPEQLCRGGAENTLRFTGRPGLDLASLLKALPDGTAAAELTPGAYRITGTVDPQLLATVTSWCAQHGVMPDGISVERHTLEDVFLELTGKELRS
- a CDS encoding ABC transporter permease encodes the protein MIVAQAALETRMLLRNGEQLLLTVIIPSLLLVLFSTVDIVTVPVPATGGGGRSVDFLAPGVLALAVMSTAFTGQAIATGFERRYGVLKRLGASPLPRWALMAAKTLSVLVTEVLQIVLLTLIALALGWDPQGGAGSVLLLLVLGTAAFSGLGLLMAGTLKAEATLAAANLVFLLLLVGGGVIVPLDRFPEAAQSVLGLLPISALSDGLRDVLQHGASMPWGDLGILAAWAVLGLGAAARFFRWE
- a CDS encoding cysteine desulfurase, which gives rise to MTHLPGLLDTEAIRKDFPILDRLVHDGKKIVYLDNAATSQKPRQVLDALNTYYERYNANVHRGVHVLAEEATAAYEGARDKVAAFINAPSRDEVIFTKNASESLNLVANMLGWADEPYRVDRETEIVITEMEHHSNIVPWQLLAQRTGAKLKWFGLTDDGRLDLSNIEEIITEKTKIVSFTLVSNILGTVNPVDQIVRRAQDVGALVLIDASQAAPHMPLDVQALGADFVAFTGHKMCGPTGIGVLWGRQELLEDLPPFLGGGEMIETVSMHSSTYAPAPHKFEAGTPPIAQAVGLGAAVDYLTSIGMDKVLQHEHALTEYAVSRLQEVPDLRIIGPVTAEDRGAAISFVLGDIHPHDVGQVLDEQGIAVRVGHHCARPVCLRYGIPATTRASFYLYSTPGEVDALIDGLEHVRNFFG
- a CDS encoding non-heme iron oxygenase ferredoxin subunit, which gives rise to MAFVRACGLSELEEDTPKRVELDGTPVSVVRTEGEVFAIHDICSHANVSLSEGEVEDCQIECWLHGSSFDLRTGKPSGLPATRPVPVYPVKIEGDDVLVSVTQEN
- the sufB gene encoding Fe-S cluster assembly protein SufB; this translates as MTLPTETAHPELEGLGKYEYGWADSDAAGASAKRGLSEDVVRDISEKKSEPEWMLKLRLKGLRLFDKKPMPNWGSDLSGIDFDNIKYFVRSTEKQAESWEDLPEDIKNTYDKLGIPEAEKQRLVAGVAAQYESEVVYHQIREDLEEQGVIFLDTDTALKEHPELFKEYFGTVIPVGDNKFASLNTAVWSGGSFIYVPKGVHVEIPLQAYFRINTENMGQFERTLIIVDEDAYVHYVEGCTAPIYSSDSLHSAVVEIIVKKGARCRYTTIQNWSNNVYNLVTKRAVAYEGATMEWVDGNIGSKVTMKYPAVYLMGEHAKGETLSIAFAGEGQHQDAGAKMVHMAPNTSSNIVSKSVARGGGRTSYRGLIEIGEGAPGAKSNVLCDALLVDTISRSDTYPYVDVREDDVSMGHEATVSKVSDDQLFYLMSRGLSEDEAMAMIVRGFVEPIAKELPMEYALELNRLIELQMEGAVG